The Lycium ferocissimum isolate CSIRO_LF1 chromosome 8, AGI_CSIRO_Lferr_CH_V1, whole genome shotgun sequence DNA segment CCATCGACAAACACTGTTATTAAGCACctaaagtggcccttgttccatttagacacttcggagattcctattccacttagacactttttgcattATCGAGCAGCAAACCAAACACCGATCGTCTCcctacgtggattaagtggccaattaaattgtcgtcatttaaattgtgccaccaattaaattgtgtcaactcattttaattgtaaatttactaacttgtaaattcgtggagttttgaccattaaaaattggggggCTTTTAGGCCGGTTGGATGTCGCGTAACGAGGTGGTgcctttggtgttggttttgctctcATAatggtgcaaaaagtgtctaaataGAATAAATGACCCAATTTTGTTTGGGTCACTACTTTAAAGGCTAAGTGAAAGAAGTGAACGAATTACTTAATGTACTGTCGATgggttttaacttttttatggatggttgatacatgcattggtCCATTAGAAAGGTCCAAGTAACATCTATACGTGCATAACACTTCGACATTGTATCAAATAAAGTCAATGGTAGATTGGATTCCTCAACGTATTAAAAACTTTAATGAAAAGTCAAGGCCTCTGTTATGATGTTATCCTCATCTGCCATTTAAGGGTATTTGTTTAATAATGCTGGATCCGTAGAAGTTGTACACTTCCGACATGAAAAATTAAATGTTTAGTCTAAGTTTGTATAATTATATactaatatataaaattatacttTGTTCAATGAAATAGAGAAGGATGTGTTGATATAAGAAAAAAGTGGTCTTACGAAAATGAATTGTGTCTTTACAATTCAGTTGccaatagaaaagaaaattctttttGGTTTACTTTAAAATAGCATTTACTTTAGAATCTTAATCCTATAGTTTATATGATACAAAAATTTATGTAAAACATGGCCATAAtcttatttatacatataacttttcttttcttaattttatattatttaaatcACAAGTAAAATATATAACCCCTTATTGCTCAACAAATAATAAACAACTTTCAGTTTCAATTATTTCATCGTTTCTTGTTTTTTCGTGGACATGAACTGTCGATTGATTATTTCCTGTCCTCTGGACCTATGGTTTCAAAAACACAGTTACAACTCATCCCGGGACTTAGATACAGCCTATAAACGTAGAAATAGCGCTCACCGACCACTTCTTCAAATTGCACAAGTGGAACTCCAAAGTTCAGGACAAGATAgtgattatttttcaattacaagTACTGTCACTGAAATGTGGCTATTTGTAAGGTTTACCCCTTATAAACTGCAAAAATTGAGTTTACTAAAGAATTGTAAAACTAAGTTCAAATATCTCCAAAACAAATActttaacttcttcttttgcaaACTCAACTCAAGCAAACAGAGCTTGCAAACTCAACTTCTGcatattttcaaacaaacacCACTGTAAATGTTCGTTTCTAAATTCGGATAGAGGGAAAGAATGAATTTTAGTTATACATAAGAACAAAATTTGCTTGAATATGAGAACTatgttctttttttccttttgtaggCATAGAAGAGACAAATACGtgttatataaataaatatacaaaggaaaaacaagctgTGAATTTCATATTCTGACTTTGTCATGTGGACGCCAAAATCCTTTTTTACCAACAAGAAACTGTTCTTGATGCAGAGTTACTGACCAATGAAGTGACTGTAGAATTGAGCTAAGCTTGTTAAGCATCGGCAATGTGTCTTGAACTAAAACAAATCCACCTGGTCTCACTATTCTATCCATCTCCACAACTACTTCCACCATGTCACATCTGCGAAAACGATACCAAAAAGTTCGCCTTGTGAGAAAATATAGGATACACCGTtaatctatgttgctcggactcttcaaaaacaTCATTAGttgcgtgtcggatcctccaaaaatagtgcattttttgaggatccgacacgggtaTGACTACAATGGTGAAGACAGGAATTCCGTTAAGGGCGTTCAAGATttaatacatatgtataaaaagtaaattttgacctatgtatatatagtactataattttttatatacacCGTATAATTTTCAACGAAGGGTGTCCAACTGACCACCCGGTCAATGTGGCTCCGCCGCTAGTATGACAACattttttgaagagtccgagcaacatagctacTAATGCAATGAGAATACTTACAAGTGCTACCATAATAGCTGCATTATTCATATTATAAACAGACAAAATAATAGAGTACTGAGAAGGTAGTTATTGAACCTTTGAGTTAAATTTCCAAAAAGGAAGCTGGAATGTAGAAGATCGTATGTCCGAGGATACGTGTTGAAGGACTCGCACCAGTCATGGTATATACCAATCAGCCCTCTATCAAAGATAATGGAGAGAGTATCTGGCCCGCTGATGGGGACGACGTTCATTACCCATAGGGGTCGATCAATAATTGCTGAGGCAAACCTGTAATTACCACGGAAAAGTCACCAAAGACGGTCAACAGAGAAAATAAAGTGCAAATGATATTGCGGTTCCAACGTAAAAAAACTCGCTTACCCTCCATAACCAGCATTCATGTCCATCACGTTCCTCACACTTGACCAATTTATAGCTAGGCCACCTAAGTAAACATCCGACACCAATGCTGCCCAGTGTTTCGTGTCCTGATCGAAAACATCTTCAGCATCTGTTGTTAGGGATAAGCGCTCAGGTTTACTGTTGAGCCTCTGAGGCCAGGGTGCCGGCCACTCATATGTATTGCCACTGCTGCTCGTGGGGAGCGGTACAAGACAGCTGTCCAGTGACGCGTACCTGCTCATAGGATAAAATAGATGATTGGAGCGGAAATGATGACAATGTGATATTAATGACCATCAAGGTGATTGACCATACCATGAACTATTTGATCTGTTGTTCTGGTCACATAGAGGTCGGCTATTTTCTCTGCGGTTTTCATAGCAAGAAGATGAAACTggcttttgatatataattAGCCCAATGCCAGCTGAGTCGAAAAAGGTCTTCTTCACCACCTTCCAGCATATTGCTTCAGTTAGTGCAACCATTGCTGCAATATGAAAGAAATCAAGAATGTAAAATGCCACTTAGCATAAAGAATAACTCACTACAAGAAGCTTGCAGCTTTTGTGGTCTTTCAAAGAGATCTAAAAAATTCATTGACCACAATGAGAACAAAGGTATAATGTGGGGTGGAAAAATTAGCCCATGAAAACATGACCCGCCCAACCCGCTCAAATTTGGGAGTGTCATTAGCTCAGCCAATTTTAGCCCAACCCGTGTCGGCCATTTAAAAATTGGGCTGATATGTGGGCCAGATTGACCCATATAAATCTTGTCAATATATTTTCAGAAaggcattattttttttatttgatatgttatatatagccataataaagaaaaaaatagttttattaggtacttaaaaaattataaaagaacaaacaaagaaattaaaacttagtaagaattgggtgggttgggttatgacccgCTTTTTAGCCCAACCCATTTCAGCCCAAGTAATACTTGGATGGGTCATTATTAACTCTGCCCATTTTGACCCACCCAAATCCAGCCCAACCCGCCCGTTTGACACCCCCTAGTATAAAGTACCACTAGTGCGTAATCAACATTCAGATTGAAGCTAATCATTGTACAAAAAACTTATAAGAATGTTACTCTGGAGAAATGAGCATCCATGAGTAAGAAGTAAGAACCTTTCCAGACTCTCTTATCTCTTTCGTCATCCCGATAAACTGGCGTTGCTGACCATATGAAATATCCTCCAGGCCTGAGAATCCGGTTTAGTTCCATCAACGGTTTTCCTCCTGCAATTATTTCCAATTTATTaccaagtaaaataaatataggAGGTAGgattggaaatttgaaaatagTGATTACCATCTCCATCCCAATGAACCCTGCATCTTGCACAatgaatcatatcatatgcattATCTGGATATGGCAGCTTTCGAGTTCCAATGACTGAGAGAGTAGCGGGGATTCCACGCTCGAGCGCAAACTGTATCTGAGCCTCATGTTCATCCTTTGGTGCAAATGACATAGTAATGACATTTTTATCCAGCAAATAACCACCAAAGCTAGCAACACCGCAACCGACATCTAAAATGACCCTTATATGCTTTCCCCATTCAATTTCTGGAAAAGCctgaatgaaaaataagaagattTCAGCTCAAAAATTAATATCAGCACAGTGGGGCTGCAGGGATCATCACCAAATACTAAATTCCCAACATAATGACTGCAGAACAAATAAAAGATGAAGaatacccccccccccgcccctcACCCCCCCGAACAAGAATGCacttgaaagaagaaaagaaagaacaaaatttAAGCAAATTGAGAATAAAACAAAATAGTACCACTGCTTCACATTAAATGTATGGCCATAATTAGGATTTTATTCAATTGACAAAAGCAACGAACTTGGACAAGGATGAAATCCGACGAAGCAGCGTAAACATATATTGTATACTATTGCAGGCTGATGTAAAGAAGGGAAACAAGTATGTAAAGTAGATATACTACCTTTTGAATGGACTCGATATAGTTTGTGACTCCATCCTTGAATTGTGTTCCACCACCAGGAAAAACAAGATAATCCCCAGATTTGACCACCCAATTCTGGTCCTTCTTATATTCCACAAGCTTAGGATGAGGAACATTGTTGTACCATATCTATcgaaagttaaaaaataaacaaacaatTAAGGCATGGTTATACTTTTAGCAAGCAGAACCAATTATACGACTAAATAGAACATGATGCTTTTGGATAAAAAAACACGATAATTTCATCTGAGGACTGCAACATGTAAAACAAATAGGAAATCGATCAGTATTTGGACCTATAATGCCCAGAAAGTCAAAGTGGAACGTTAGGAAACTTGTAGGTTTACAATTAGATTTCATTAGAAGCCAATAAGGTGCTTCAATAGAAATGATTTAATTGGCATGCCATAGATATTGCACCCATTTCAGATATGCCATTACCCAAGGAATAGTAGATGGTGATTTCTAAAATCTATGGTGCCAGTAAAAGGTTTGAACAATAGTGAAATTCCACAATCATGTTATGGTCTCATCCATGTCTGTGCAATTCATAATattaaggaaagaaaaaaaaaaaaaggacaagatTAGAGAAAACTATTGCACGTGGATGATTCTGCAACTGATGATCCGTTCAAAGACAATGTTAATCCACTACACGAATGCAGAACAATTTCGGCGGTAGCAGTGAATGTCCTACGGAAAGTCCTAAGACTGACAGCAACAGCTGGCTAGAAGGAACAATTGTTTTGCCAATCAAAGCCCCAACACTGGTTAGGACACTCATGTACCACCACCAAGTTAAGGCACTGGAAACAGGACAAACAGTTCTTAGCGAAGCTGAACTTCTCACATCTCAATGACATACACGGATAggatataacttaattataTATACTGACAGTCATTTCCTCTAGCTCCCGAGGAAGACATTATATGAACTGGATTAAAAGGGTCAGTCATCCTTAAAAAATTCATACACTATAAGCATATAACCtgccttattttcaaaattactaATTCCAGTTTTGTTGTCTAGCTATCTGTAGTTATAGTTTATGAGGCTTACAATGTCAATGTATAGAAGTTAAACTCATGCCAACAAATCTAACAGCTACATCTCTGTGACAATAAATACTGTGCCAATACAATCAACAGCTATAGCTAGCTGAGGCAGGGCCTTAGATTTGAAGCTTATTAGTTCGGGATTCTAGTCCTTTTAGGTTACCGTGTTCTAAGCTAATCATCTGTACATATTCAATGGATTTCTTAAGAGAAATACAAGGTTTAGATCAAAGCTACTGGGTTCAACCAAACTCGTAACCTGCATTCTAGCTCTGTCCCTCATAAGCCTATAACCACTTTAAGATCCAGTTTCTACTGAACTAACAATTGCTTCTAAAGTCATTAAactaagaaaacaaaaaataggaTATACCATTAAGCCATAGTTAaaacaaaattagaaaaaaaatctctaaccagcaaccaaacgacccctaataaATGAATTagtaaatacataaataactaAACTCTGCATAACTAATCCCTACCTTACTAATActtgcataactctaaccagtaACCAAACGACCtcaaagaaaataacaaattgGATATTATACCATCATGCCACAGTAAAAAACGAAATTAGAAAACAAATCTTACCAACCTATCAAGCTCACCATGTCCCTGCTCTTAGGCCATGGAACTGGCACTTTATACCCATCAGGCAATGGAATCAAACACCTCGGACTCGGGTGAGGACAATGCCTTTCTCTATGCTCCATATGCCTCCTCGATTTCAACGCCTTTATCGCCTCCCAATTATCAAGACAAGGTATATAATCAACTGCCACTAAACCTAAACCCTTACATAGCTTCCAATCATCAAATTTCTCCACATCCAATTCATCTTTTTTTGTATCATTTGATAGAACATCTGTTGGTAGAACCAcaataataaatattaatattttggcAATGTAATAGCactggaaaataaaatattagtaCTACAATAATATTTGTGACTAAATACACGAACTGGCTTGAGTCGTGCTAGGCACTCTCCTAAGAAACTATTTCAGCAGTGTGAAACATTTCCCCGGATTAAACAAGAATACAtctattttaattcatgtctgAATAAAATCTATAGTCAAATTTATATAGAGTATGTTTTACAGTTTATAGTCAAAGTAGATTTCATACTATTATAAACAGAGCGTTGCGAGCTTTGGAAATTGTAGAGAGCATtcaaagatttatgatattCTGAATAAAATACTGGCAAAATTACAGCCCAATATCATTCGGTCtatctagtttacaaaatatgtaaTCAGGTAGTGTATAGAgtatactaaatatacatatactatacactACCTATACAGCCGAAGTATATAGACTGTGTATACTTCGGTCATATTTGGTAAACTAGATAGCCAAAGGGTACATTAAGGTAAATTTGTACATacccaattcatcattttttgtATCATTTGATTGAACATCATTAGATGGGGTTGAATTATTACTGATGGGATTCAACTGAGTTTGAGATTCTTGAGAATTTATTGGATTTCTTGAAAAGGGTAGTGATGGAGTTGCAAAATGGTGCTGAGAAATGCCGGTTGTGATATAAATAGGTGATTTTTGAGAGTTGGAAATGAGAATGAAAGTGACAAAGattaataaaaggaaaaaagagaacaaaaatGGGATTTTGCGCTCTTTGAAGAGGTTTTTCATGGATGATGATATGGCCATTGCTAATggagattttttttgttttgtttttgcagTGAGATCTTTGTATAGAGAAAAAAGAGAGGTGTGAAATGATTAAAGATGTAAAAAGCTTGATAAgagtaatgttttttttttttgaaatatagttATAGGTGTGAACAGACAAAAGTGGCATGGAGCCCATGGGGAGATtcattttagtcataaaaaattaatatttgccGTCCCAATTTAAATGTTTTAGTTTAATTGagcatgaaatttaagaaataaaaggaaatttttgaatcttgtaatCTTAAATGCTATGTGTagttctttaaattttgtggtcttaaacttaTCACGTAGTGtgttaaaattgaaaaacatactaaatatagaaaatgcGAGACAAATCAAAACGGAAAGTAAATCACTTAAATTGAGAGGGAGGGAATAATATTATTTCaagggaaaaggggaaaaatatCCTGAACTATTTAAAATAGGTCAAATTTATCCCCTATTACATTTTTGACTTAAAAATACTGTTGTCTTACgtttttttcctcaaaaataacAATTTATCACCAAAAAAAGTGACGAAGATTTTTTGGTaacaataaaaaaacaaaaaaagagaataagaaaggtttttcattgatgatgatatgGCCATTTCTGGGGAAAATTAGTAATGGAGATTTTTGCAGTGAGATCTGGGAGAGTTGCAGAGAAAAAGAGATGTGAAATGATTAAAGAAGATGTAAAAAGGTTGATAGAGTAatgttttttttgaaatatagttAAAGGTGTGAAAAAGACCAAAGTAGAATGGATCCCATGGGGAGAAATAAATGTACTGACAAGAGAATCTATTGTGGCTGGAATAAGAGTACTCGAGAGTTACCATTTGTGTGTAATACGTACTCTCATTTTTGTACATCTCATTTCTCCTCAATTTTAGGAGGGGATTGGcagaaatcaaatatttttcattttattcgaaattttaaagttgaagttaaagaTGGAGTTATGCTTGattatatttttgtaaaatatatttggttgtttgaatgtattgaaagtgaaaaaaaaatgaaaattgagttttaagtgtttttcaaatttcaaatataacttaaagttgaattcaaaattttcatggccaaatgctgattttcaaataaaatgaaaaatattttcagatAAAAGTGAATAATTATCATGACCAAACGGGTCTTAGTCTTCAAAAACAAGGTCCTAGTGATTTTCATCCAGTGGGTCAAAAATAAAAGGTAAATATAcgaagagaggaaaaaaataacacctattatatatacaaaataaaataattttaagtttgaaaatacactataatttttttagcatcacattttttattaaaaacattttttattaaaaaataatttagtttaaattttttatctaACCACCTTTCTACACGAAAATGGAGACCTTCGAGAACAAACAATTCGAATGGatgatatgaatttttttgagATAGTTAACCCACTTTTTTAACTGTGACAAGGTGCGCGTGCCTTATCACGATCAATAGTCCCATCACACTTTGACTTTTTCTTGTATAATAACTGTCGACCTCTTTTAGATATGAATCTAACTGATTCAGAAGGGAAGAACTTGCATCAGTATATGTCCGTCCAAGGAAAAATCCAACGCAATGAATCATTTGGAATGCGCTTGACATCaaagaaatatataatattCTTGATTCTTCCTTTTGCTAATTTTCTTGATTAATATTATAACTAAAGTTTAAGTTTGATACACTAACAAGTTCTTTACTCTATTAGGTTATAAAAAaacttatctatatataatcTTTTTGTGACCTGATAGTGAAAATTCTTATAAATATATTATCTCCTCTTTGATGAtctttataaaagaaataatgaaaggAAAGGCTCGGGTCAAAGCGTGTTCGTTATTGCACGTATAACTTTTAATAATCAAGATATAACAACAAATTCTaggcacaaatcatccatattaAAATATTCTTAGGTTTTTTTTGAGTCAAATTTATTTCGTTTATCTATTTTCTTGTTTCTGCTTTGCCTGGACTTGATCTTTCTAGTTCCATTAATAGGTTTTAGCTCCTGAATTAGGTCCCTAATGCGACGATTTATAACCACATAATTATTTATGGCTTACCTTCAattctaaattttcaaagttttttttttttttttttttgaatttcgtATCTAAATAAACACTATATCATGAATTGAGACAAATAATACTTTTATCGTTATCATATTCTTAAATTTTCCACTTGCTATTGTTTTATGAGGCACATGGATTGTTGGAGGTGCATATGTACGTGTATGGCACAGAGCTCCGAATCCTATGACTTTACCCCTTTGGTTATATCGCAAATTCGCAATTTGTCCCATCAGATTTGACCAAAAACAATATcttatatttttagaattacAAGTTAAATATTTCTAATAATTCTTACATATATATGTCAGCTGTTTTGTTAAAATTGCTGATTTAATAATCCTTAGAATATTGTGCTTGACTCACGGCTCACATACCAAGTAAAAGCAGTACTactcctccgtctcaaaatatttatcgttcttattaaaaatatttatatcaaaatatttatcattttatttacccaagataaaattaagtagCTTTTTCCATTTACCCTTGTATTAATTACAACAATGGGTTGATTTTATGAGTTCACATACCAATATTTAAGTGGTTTCATCATTAATGAAGTAAATACTTATTGAGGAGAGAGAACACGATGAAATATGTTAAGGAGGTAAAATAGTTAAAATGCTATCCTTATAAATGCTTCTTAATGGCGTAATAAACTAGAAATGAAAAATGCGACAAATATTAGGACTACTAATAAACTAGAAAAATATCCCGGTTTTTAAGAATCTTagatttgtttaattaataataatgaaaGCATATATGTCAAGAGTTACAGAGAGATCAAACAATTGAAAATGACGTTTTCTGGCAGCACTTTGAAGTAAGACAAAAGTGTCTGATTCCGGAATCCATTCTTTCTTTACGAATAACAGTTTGTTGGTTTTTGACCCAATAAACAATGAGCAGAGTATTTTAACCTAAGgcataatttagaaaaataattagtGCAAGAAAGTCACTATGGTAAAGGAGATGGGATGATTAATGGGTGTCCAGCGATGCATAGTATATATTGCGGTACGTTGTGCGGAATTCTATAGTTTTGATTCAGattatgttgaaaaattaattaaatagttacatataataataataataataataaataataataatagtgatTATCAAAACCCGAGAATTTTAAATTCTTAATCCGTTCCTACATCAGCGAAATTCGAATGTTTCAAGTTCCTTTTTATAAACTGTCCACTTTTGcattatattactattatatataagaggttgtgagttttttaaaaaaattcattaattacttttatgttctaattttatttatttaagtcaatttttttgttttttgttttttaaaatttacttttaatttaTCGAGCCAGGGACTtttgtacaataattttcaGTGATTGTCAAAAAGCTATCgagaattttaaattaatccgTATAATTATTCGGGGAGGAGCgctcctccaaagatttttttttttctatctacAACCCCCAATCAACGAGGAATTCtctgcacaagttaaattatgtatttgtcttaaaagttccttgtatagattatttatttaaattaaataacttgagaaaattaggatacataagttataatgtcaaattaacattttgcattatatatatataataaatataagaGATATCTTGTCCTGTTGTTAtcgtacacttgtactaacacaaattatatttctttagttaaaatatactttttttatATGTGAGTTTGGGCTAGGTGAAATTATATAAGGAGAATCTAAATTTTATCTCAAAGCTTACCTTTAATTTTCTCCCATACCTATTGATCTTATCTTAAAAGGACAACTTCATGTTGTGAAGATTTGTACAACAAGCTATATAAATGGTACCCTCTACTTGGCCTTATCTCATGTCATCACCGTTAgcttaattataaataaacacgtgtattagaatttttttttctttatcctaTAAATGCATGTTAGTATATCATAATTTTTTCCTCTCTGGTGAACGTGTGATGTGAGATCGAGAAAGTTGAGGATATGCCAGAGtttattatattttgttttggtATATGCTAAGCGCGCTTTGCAATGCTCCCGCAGCCaatggcggatccaggattttcactcaggaagtttggaaaaaataacaaaagttaaatataaaaaaaatagtgttgCTCCTTGGATTTAAATCTAGGACActagagacaattttgaacaccctgaaccaCTTGAGCTAACCTTGTACATTTGTTCAAGGtcttcaaaagttaatatatgtacataaacacaaaaaatctaCCATATGTATACTATGTAATATTTTGCCGAgagtgttcgggtgaacacgcTCCCCACCCTCTAAATTGGCCTCTGTTTGCAGCAAAAATATTCTTAATGGGACAAACTCCAAAATCCTTCTAGCACATTTGCTAGAACACATTGGATAGGCCGAAAGCAACCTCAAAACTGAATAAGCTAGCCTTCAAATGTTTAACTTGGGTATAAGTTCCCAAGCATATCAAGTTTTTTGCTTGCTTGCTCCATTTGGTTACTTATTGTTTTATATGGAATTCTTACCATATGTGCTCATCAATTACAATGCAACTTGTTTGACCCTAGCTTGCTGATTTTCTACTTCCTTTAaagaagtcatttttctcatttttaaggaacttatttttctacagaaaatatttttccaaaatttttgttgaaaaacattttctgaaAATGTAAGCCTCCAAAGTTTTGCTTCTTTAGTGAATGGCGAATATTGTATCCATTTATATTTGCTAATTCTCCTTCCAGACTTCCTTcatgataaataatttgttctttaagaattattCAATTATGTGACTAAGAAACTTTAATAGTTATAAGGACTTACTAACAAACAACGTGTCACTAgattaaataaattataaaattgaaaaatattcataagtctatttttttaattaaatttactaCTTTGTATCATGAATTTGGGCTCGGGCTTAGCACGAGCCTCATTAAACTAGTTATTAATACTATATGTAAGGGAGAATCCCCATTTTTTTGTGTCCTCGCATGATTTTTTTTGGTCTCTTTTTACCCCTAATTGAAGTTTTTATGACTTTGTAAATCTTCAcacatttttgtaaattttaagaactttaaagatttttttcatGCCACTAAAATAATGATGTAATGGATAAGGTTATAGTGGGCCCCACAAAGCATACTCATACATATTTTGAGTATTTTATgtggaattttttaaaatttgttttaaaccatattttttttcttaaaaatttattATAGACATGTAAAGAATTATCCTGTCATTCAAATTCTATCTTAATATAGgcttaattattgaattaaaatattattcttataatattatttattatttactgATGTTATTTGCAATTTATCATTTGCTATGTTAAATTTTCATTCGTCCGATTAAATGtatgttttgttttcttgtaatTTTGTGTCGTCCATGCTGGCACACATAAGTAATTAACAAAAGTTTCATTTAAAATAGgattaagttttaaattaaaagaataaatacaaataagttatatcattgttaaatactttACAAATGTATCAAAAATGCAAATTATAGTCCTTCCGTCTCAATCGAAAAATCAAATTTCGTGGTAGTAAATTGTTGAAAGAAAATTTTGTTTGAAATGTGTTGATGAAATGACACATGATATGAATGTAGAATTCATGTAAAACCAGAAATCAAGAATCGTTTGAAACTAAACAAATATTACCAGCAActacaacatcatcatcaatcagATGGGGTTGAATTATTACTGATTGGAGTCAACTGAGTTTGAGATTCCTGAGAATTTATTGGATTTGTTGAAAAGGGTAGTGATGGAGTTGCAAAATGGTGCTGAGAAATCTCGGTGGTGTTGTAAATAGGTGATTTTTGAG contains these protein-coding regions:
- the LOC132068383 gene encoding probable methyltransferase PMT23 codes for the protein MAISSSMKNLFKERKIPFLFSFFLLLIFVTFILISNSQKSPIYITTGISQHHFATPSLPFSRNPINSQESQTQLNPISNNSTPSNDVQSNDTKNDELDVLSNDTKKDELDVEKFDDWKLCKGLGLVAVDYIPCLDNWEAIKALKSRRHMEHRERHCPHPSPRCLIPLPDGYKVPVPWPKSRDMIWYNNVPHPKLVEYKKDQNWVVKSGDYLVFPGGGTQFKDGVTNYIESIQKAFPEIEWGKHIRVILDVGCGVASFGGYLLDKNVITMSFAPKDEHEAQIQFALERGIPATLSVIGTRKLPYPDNAYDMIHCARCRVHWDGDGGKPLMELNRILRPGGYFIWSATPVYRDDERDKRVWKAMVALTEAICWKVVKKTFFDSAGIGLIIYQKPVSSSCYENRRENSRPLCDQNNRSNSSWYASLDSCLVPLPTSSSGNTYEWPAPWPQRLNSKPERLSLTTDAEDVFDQDTKHWAALVSDVYLGGLAINWSSVRNVMDMNAGYGGFASAIIDRPLWVMNVVPISGPDTLSIIFDRGLIGIYHDWCESFNTYPRTYDLLHSSFLFGNLTQRCDMVEVVVEMDRIVRPGGFVLVQDTLPMLNKLSSILQSLHWSVTLHQEQFLVGKKGFWRPHDKVRI